Below is a genomic region from Silurus meridionalis isolate SWU-2019-XX chromosome 1, ASM1480568v1, whole genome shotgun sequence.
TGAATAGAATTGTACTTCTATATTTAGGAAACAATTCTAAGAAAAAATATGTCATAAGTGGTGTGATATAAGCAAGCATACAGAGAAGGAGCTGTATGCCATGTAGTAGGATAGTGTTCCGGGCTTTTCTTGCCTTACCCTGATCAATAGTTGCAGCATTAGCTGCCTGAAAAACCTTAAAGTAAGTAAAAACTAGCATAATCCACACACTTGATAAATATACTGACTGCATAAATATTGCTTTGATGAGGTGCTCATTTGAGTTAAAAATGTTCTTGCTATAGCACATAGTTGATGTTAAGAAAAAACCTATGGGTTGTTTTATTAAGACAATGATGATGTCTGTCAGTGCAGTTAAAATGGTAAGAAACCATATCAAACTAATGCAGATGTAAGTTCTTTTTACTGTGCAGAGCTGAGGGTGATGCAGTGGCTTGCAGATGGCAATGTAGCGCTCCAATGCCATTCCAGCCAGATTCAGTGCTGTGTTGTCTGAGGTTGCCAAGCccaaaagaaggagaaaacagCATATTGTAACATTGATAAGTGGTACAGAGTACACAACAACGTGCAAAGTGACTGATACAAAAAGCATAATAATGTCATTGATAACTAGGTGAATATAAAGGATATATCTTGGGTCAGTGTAAAAAATTGGAGTTctaaaaaaagcaaacacaaagattCCATTGATGTAAGTAATTATGACACCTAATCCAACCGATATTACATTCTTTATAAAGGCATCTTCAAATGCATCCCGGCTCATATTCATTCTTA
It encodes:
- the LOC124393471 gene encoding odorant receptor 131-2-like, translated to MNMSRDAFEDAFIKNVISVGLGVIITYINGIFVFAFFRTPIFYTDPRYILYIHLVINDIIMLFVSVTLHVVVYSVPLINVTICCFLLLLGLATSDNTALNLAGMALERYIAICKPLHHPQLCTVKRTYICISLIWFLTILTALTDIIIVLIKQPIGFFLTSTMCYSKNIFNSNEHLIKAIFMQSVYLSSVWIMLVFTYFKVFQAANAATIDQGKARKARNTILLHGIQLLLCMLAYITPLMTYFFLELFPKYRSTILFIFYIISNVIPRLLSPLIYGVRDQKMFKYVSRYLTFRQFSTQNGPTCKEPKS